The Juglans regia cultivar Chandler chromosome 2, Walnut 2.0, whole genome shotgun sequence genome includes a window with the following:
- the LOC109011466 gene encoding uncharacterized protein LOC109011466 encodes MASGWVKSLHCKSRAFDDVYHPNPKNLLPSASCRKSVQSIKDVIDTTKHKPKNKPKSTPPAKRQPGSKRKDEATQTPPSRYRLSDSVAGHARTPDPYLPALMELPEGHPSRNVVEIIFQTSWSPKAFTGGIEMIFKVQNASRTVDRFEEYRETVKSRVGAFGPKDGAAWDENARCVADGNEVMGFHCLGPTSGRGMYDSRGRAWTFPGTKGSAICTFSDSGGAHECAGGGRGRRAMLVCRVISGRVCKNLRVGSLLDDRVGFDSVSGDNGELLVLDSRAVLPCFLIIYKL; translated from the coding sequence ATGGCGAGCGGGTGGGTCAAGTCGCTGCACTGCAAATCCAGAGCATTCGATGACGTTTATCACCCCAACCCGAAAAACCTATTACCCAGCGCCAGTTGCAGGAAGAGTGTGCAGAGCATTAAGGACGTGATCGATACCACCAAGCACAAGCCCAAGAACAAGCCGAAATCCACGCCGCCGGCCAAGAGGCAGCCAGGTTCGAAGCGTAAGGACGAGGCGACTCAGACCCCGCCAAGCAGGTATAGGTTGAGTGATTCTGTTGCTGGGCATGCCCGTACTCCGGACCCTTACCTCCCGGCACTGATGGAGCTCCCTGAGGGCCACCCTTCTCGTAATGTCGTAGAGATTATCTTCCAAACGAGTTGGAGCCCCAAGGCCTTTACGGGTGGGATCGAGATGATTTTCAAGGTCCAGAACGCGTCAAGAACCGTGGACCGGTTCGAAGAATATCGCGAGACGGTCAAGTCCCGGGTAGGCGCGTTCGGTCCGAAGGACGGCGCTGCTTGGGACGAGAATGCGCGGTGCGTCGCGGACGGGAACGAAGTGATGGGGTTCCATTGTCTGGGCCCCACCTCGGGGAGAGGAATGTACGACTCGCGGGGCAGGGCGTGGACGTTTCCGGGGACGAAGGGATCGGCGATTTGCACTTTTTCCGATAGCGGTGGGGCCCACGAGTGCGCCGGCGGTGGGAGAGGAAGGAGGGCCATGCTCGTATGCCGGGTAATTTCCGGTCGGGTCTGTAAGAACCTCAGAGTCGGCTCATTGCTGGATGACCGAGTTGGGTTCGACTCGGTGAGTGGCGACAACGGGGAGTTGCTAGTGTTGGATTCTCGTGCGGTGTTGCCTTGTTTTCTTATCATctataaattgtaa